Part of the Caulobacter sp. SL161 genome is shown below.
GACGTTGTTGTGACCGTGCACGGCGTCGACGCCGAAGATGATCGGGATTTCCTGCCGGTCGCCGCGCTTGTCCAGCGCAGCGGCGCGGAAGGCGCGGATCCATTCGATCCAGCGCTGCGGGCTGGCGCGATCATTGCCGTCCGGCGCTGAGTTGCCGCCGACCAGCACCGACCCCAACCGGTACTTCTTCAGCTCCTCGGGCGTGATCGACGCGCCGTCGGCCTGGATGGTCTGGGCGACCTTCTCCTCGACGGTCATCCGGCTCATCAGCTGGGTGATAAAGGCCTCGGTCTTGGCGTCGGTGATCGCCGCTGGACTGGCGGACTTCGGCCACACAGCGGGGTTTGCAGTGGCGTTCGGCGGCGTCTGGGCCAGGACCACGCCGGCCGATCCACAGGCGATCGTCAGGGCCAGGGCGGAAGCGAAGGCGAAACGGCGCGGCAGCATGGGCGATCCTTGAAGGGGCGTCCGTCGGGCGGAGCGGTGTTTAAAGGAAAGGCGCTCGGCGCGGCGCTTGCGAAGTGTCCGCGCCGAGCGAAGAGAAGCGGCTTCAGGTCCGCTTGGAGGGGAGTGATCGTGCGCACAGGGCGCGACAGCCGCTGGACTGGCCAGGCGAGGTCATGGCGTTTCCTCCTGACGCCGCCTTTTCGTGGCGACTGTCTTGATCAATGCGATCTCACGTGGATTGGACAGCGCTGTCAAGGGGAATATGATTGCGGTACCACCTTACCAATCGCGCGCTCGTCAGTGCGACGCTGGTCCGGTGGACTCCCGCATGACGAGTTCGAAGTCCAGGAGCCGCGATGGCGGGGGCGCGCCCTCCTCCCGCTCGACGCCTTGCATCAGCATGTCTGCGGCCGCTCCAGCCATGGCGTGGATCGGTTGGCGAACCGTGGTGAGCTGAGGCCAGGTGATCTTCGCCCCCGGCGTGTCGTCGAAGCCGGCGACTGACAGTTGGGTGGGAACGTCAAGCCGCAAGCGATTGGCGACCGCCATGACGCCCAGCGCCATGTCATCGTTCGAGGCGAAAATCGCCGTCGGTCGATCCGCGCCGCCCAGCAGCTTCTCGGCCGCCTCGAAGCCCGAGCGAAACGAAAACCAGCCCTGCGCCACACGATCATCACGAACACGCAGGCCGCTGTCGCGCATCGCATCCAGGAACCCCTGATGACGCCGGTGCGAAGCGCCGTGGTCGGGGTGCCCTATAATGAAGGCGATGTCCTTGTGGCCCAGGCCGACCAGATGCTTGGTCATCTCGTAGGCGGCCAGCCGATCATCCATGCTGACCCACGGCGCACGGTCGAAATCGTCGCCTGGCGCGATGCGGACATAGGCCACCCCTTCCCGCTCAAGCGCCGCCAGAACGACCGGATGATCGCTGAGCGGCGGTGTCAGGATCACGCCGTCCATGCGCAGCGTCGCCAGCATCGGTGCGACCTGATCCTCGACATCGGCGGTCGAGTCGATCGGCTCGACGATCAGATGGAACCCTTCCTGCCGGCAACGGGCGATGGCGCCGAGCTGCACATCGGTGACGTAGCCGGGGCTGGGGTTGTCGAAGAAAACGCCGATCAGATAGGCTTTCGCCCCCGCCAGGCTACGGGCAGAGATATTGGGGCGATAGTGCAGCGCGGCCACCGCGGCCTGCACGCGATCACGGGTGTCAGCCTTGACGTTGGGCTCGCGATTCAGGACACGCGAGACGGTCTTGATCGAGACTCCGCTCTCGCGGGCCACGTCGTGGATCGTGACTTTGGCGCTCAATTTCCGTCCCTCGCCGGTCCGATTCGCTCGGTTCGGCGCGTACTTAGCCATGACAAGGCTGTCATGGCGAGCCCCAAGAAAATGACTACGACACCGCCGCGCGGCCCTCCGGCGTGAGCGCCACCGCCGCACCGATCAGGGCGGTGTGCGGATGCAGGATCACGTGCGTCGGGATCGAACGGGTGAAGCCGGACAGACGCCCCTTGCTGTCGAAGCGCTCGCGGAACGGGCTCTTCTCCAGGATGTCGATGATCCGCGGCGCGATGCCGCCGGCGATGAAAACACCGCCGCGCGCGCCCAAGGTCAGAGCGATGTCGCCCGCCGTTGAGCCCAGGATCGCGCAGAAACGGTTAACCGTCGCCAGGCTGTCGGCGCAGCCCTCTACGGCCCGCTCGGTGATCTGCTTGGCGGTCAGCGCCTCGACAATGCGTCCTTCAGCGGCCGCCAGATCCACATGGAGGTCCTCCATGCCGGGACCAGACAGGATCCGCTCGACCGACACCCGACCGCCGTCCAGGCGCCGGGTCAGGGCGCGGAGCACCTCGATCTCGACGTCATCGACCGGCGCGAAGGCGACGTGACCACCCTCGGTGGCCAGCGGGATCTCCTGGCCATGGCGACGGACAAGGCCTGCGACGCCAAAGCCCGTGCCCGGACCCAGGATCGCCAGATCGCCCTCCCCCGAGGTCGGCAGTTCACCGATCTGACGCAGGTCCTTGGGACCAACGCGCGGCGCGGCCAGCGCCTGGGCGGTGAAGTCGTTGATCAGCTTGGCGTTCCGAAAACCGCCTGCGCGGCGCAGGCCGTCCTCGGAGATCCGCCAGTCCAGATTGGTCATATGAACCTGGCCGTGGTCGATCGGCCCGGCCACAGCGACGACCGCCTGATCAGGATGCTTGACACCGACCTTGCGGAGATACTCCTCGATGGCGTCCTCGGCCGTGCCGTAGTCCTCGCCCTTGAAGGCCGTCGGCTCGATCAGGCGCGGGTCCTGACCGTCGAACTCGACCAGGGCGAAGCGGGCGTTCGTACCGCCGATGTCGCCGACGAGGCCAAGCCCGCCGCTGTGATTGCCGTCCATGACGTAGCGCTTCCTCAAGCAAAGACGGAGGCGCCGGCGTCGGCCGCGCCGACCCCCGACCGCATCCATCCAAACAGTTCCCTACCAAAGCCCGGCTTGGACGCCGGGACGTTCGCCGGCGTGCGAGCGAGCAAGGTCGCCTCGTCCACCATGATCTTCAGTTCGCCGGTCTCTGCGTTGACGCGGATCACATCGCCGTCCTGGACGTAGGCCAAAGGTCCGCCCTTGGCCGCTTCGGGCGTCACATGGATGGCGGCGGGCGTCTTGCCAGAGGCGCCCGACATGCGCCCGTCGGTCACCAGGGCGACCTTGTGGCCGCGATCCAGCAGCACCGAGATCGAAGGCGATAGATTGTGCAGCTCGGGCATACCGTTGGCCGACGGTCCCTGGA
Proteins encoded:
- a CDS encoding LacI family DNA-binding transcriptional regulator, whose protein sequence is MSAKVTIHDVARESGVSIKTVSRVLNREPNVKADTRDRVQAAVAALHYRPNISARSLAGAKAYLIGVFFDNPSPGYVTDVQLGAIARCRQEGFHLIVEPIDSTADVEDQVAPMLATLRMDGVILTPPLSDHPVVLAALEREGVAYVRIAPGDDFDRAPWVSMDDRLAAYEMTKHLVGLGHKDIAFIIGHPDHGASHRRHQGFLDAMRDSGLRVRDDRVAQGWFSFRSGFEAAEKLLGGADRPTAIFASNDDMALGVMAVANRLRLDVPTQLSVAGFDDTPGAKITWPQLTTVRQPIHAMAGAAADMLMQGVEREEGAPPPSRLLDFELVMRESTGPASH
- the glk gene encoding glucokinase — translated: MDGNHSGGLGLVGDIGGTNARFALVEFDGQDPRLIEPTAFKGEDYGTAEDAIEEYLRKVGVKHPDQAVVAVAGPIDHGQVHMTNLDWRISEDGLRRAGGFRNAKLINDFTAQALAAPRVGPKDLRQIGELPTSGEGDLAILGPGTGFGVAGLVRRHGQEIPLATEGGHVAFAPVDDVEIEVLRALTRRLDGGRVSVERILSGPGMEDLHVDLAAAEGRIVEALTAKQITERAVEGCADSLATVNRFCAILGSTAGDIALTLGARGGVFIAGGIAPRIIDILEKSPFRERFDSKGRLSGFTRSIPTHVILHPHTALIGAAVALTPEGRAAVS